One genomic window of Providencia hangzhouensis includes the following:
- the fabV gene encoding enoyl-ACP reductase FabV, with translation MIIKPKIRGFICTTAHPAGCEANVREQIAYVKSRGELKNGPKKVLVIGASTGYGLASRINAAFGSGAATIGVFFEKPGSESKTGSAGWYNSAGFDKAAKEEGLYAKSINGDAFSDECRQTVIDLIKQDLGQIDLVVYSLASPVRKMPETGEIVRSALKPIGEPYKSVALDTNKDVLIEAVVEPANEQEIADTVKVMGGQDWELWMNALDEAGVLADNAQSVAYSYIGTDLTWPIYWHGTLGKAKEDLDRAAHAINQKLQAKGGAAYVAVLKSVVTQASSAIPVMPLYISIVFKIMKEKGIHEGCIEQIQRLFATKLFNDAVPETDEKHRLRLDDWELRDDVQNTCREIWQQLNDNNINELTDYQGYKAEFLRLFGFGLNGVDYDADLSGEVNFEVKELM, from the coding sequence ATGATTATCAAACCTAAAATTCGTGGTTTTATCTGCACTACAGCTCATCCAGCAGGCTGTGAAGCCAATGTTCGTGAGCAAATTGCCTACGTGAAATCACGTGGCGAGTTGAAAAATGGCCCTAAGAAAGTTTTAGTTATTGGTGCATCCACCGGTTACGGTCTGGCCTCTCGTATCAACGCCGCATTTGGCAGCGGAGCCGCTACCATTGGTGTATTTTTTGAAAAACCAGGCAGTGAAAGTAAAACAGGTTCTGCGGGCTGGTACAATTCCGCCGGCTTTGACAAAGCAGCGAAAGAAGAAGGCCTGTATGCAAAAAGCATTAATGGTGATGCCTTTTCTGATGAATGCCGTCAAACCGTTATTGACTTGATTAAACAAGACTTAGGCCAAATTGATTTAGTGGTTTATTCACTGGCATCACCAGTGCGTAAAATGCCTGAAACAGGTGAAATTGTACGTTCAGCCTTGAAACCTATTGGTGAACCGTACAAATCTGTTGCGCTGGATACCAACAAAGATGTGTTGATTGAAGCTGTTGTTGAACCCGCCAATGAACAGGAAATCGCAGATACAGTGAAAGTCATGGGTGGCCAAGACTGGGAACTGTGGATGAATGCGTTAGATGAAGCGGGTGTTTTAGCCGATAACGCACAATCTGTAGCTTATTCTTATATTGGTACGGATTTAACATGGCCAATTTATTGGCATGGTACATTGGGTAAAGCAAAAGAAGATTTGGACCGTGCGGCTCATGCAATCAATCAAAAATTGCAAGCTAAGGGTGGGGCAGCGTATGTTGCTGTATTAAAATCTGTTGTAACACAGGCTTCCTCTGCAATTCCTGTCATGCCGTTATATATCTCTATTGTCTTTAAGATTATGAAAGAAAAAGGGATCCATGAAGGCTGTATTGAACAAATTCAACGCTTATTTGCCACTAAGTTATTCAATGACGCAGTGCCAGAGACCGATGAAAAACATCGTCTACGTTTAGATGATTGGGAATTGCGTGATGACGTACAAAACACATGCCGTGAAATTTGGCAGCAGCTTAATGATAACAACATCAATGAACTAACGGATTACCAAGGCTATAAAGCTGAGTTTCTCCGTCTGTTTGGCTTTGGCCTAAATGGTGTTGATTATGATGCTGATCTCAGCGGTGAAGTGAATTTTGAAGTGAAAGAGTTAATGTAG